The Kiritimatiellia bacterium genome contains the following window.
GCATAGAGCCCGCCCCCGCGCGATGCGGCGGAATTGACGCCCAGGTAGCAGTCGGCCAGCCGGGCGCGGCCGAGATGCCCCGTGGAATTGAACAACGCCAGGCCGCCGCCCAGGACGGCCTCGTTCAGGATCAGGCTCGCGCCGTCGCCGATCTCGATGAACGAGCCCGAGGCGCCGACCCCGCCGCCCGCCGCCTGGACCCCGCCTCCGCCCGGGCTCGCGAGGTTGTCATGCACCTGGCCCTGGAACAGGCGCAGGTAGCCCGTCTCCACCCAGATCCCGCCGCCGTGCCCGCCGTCCGCCGTGTTGCCGTACACCTGCGCATCGGCATGCACGATATCGCAGCGCCCGTCCGTGAAGAGGCCCCCGCCGGCGACGGCCCGGTTGCTGTACACTCCCGTCGCGCCGGTGAGCTTGGCGTAGGCGAACTGGCCGACGAACAGGCCGCCGCCGAACGACGCCGTGTTCGAGTACAGCCGGCAATCCGTGAACTCGACCCACGACCGGTGCAGCAGGCCCCCGCCGCCGGCCCACCAGTTCTGGAGGTAGCCCGTCCCGCCCCGCAGGCTCACCCGGTCCACGCGCGAGCTGGAGTCCATGATCCAGAGCGTCGTGCCGGCCTGCTGCGCGTCCACGACGGAATCGCCCCCGTCGCGCGCGGTAAAGCCCCCGTTGTACCCGCCCTCCAGCGTCAGGTTCTTGTTGGACACAATGACCAGTTCGGGATACAGGCCGCCCTCGATCTTCAACGTGTCGCCGTTGGTCGCCGCGTTCACGGCGGCCTGGATGGTCGGATAGACCGACAGGTTGTTGAGTTGCACCGCCCCGCGCGCCGTCGACGCCGCCAGTCCCGCCGCCATCCATGCCAAAATGATGCTCTTTTTCATCTTTTCTCACCCCTTGTTCCACCTCCTGTAACCCCCGGCCGCGCGGGTTTATTGCCCGGGAAAAGCCATGCCGGCGCCCCGGATGTAAAAAAATGGAATATTCGGACGCCCTCCAACGACCCTATCTCTAGAGGACAGGAGGAGGCCATGAGTTCGGCGAGCTTGAAAACGAGGAACCTGGGCCGGTGGAACCGGATCCAGGCCCGGTTCATCGCCCGCCTGAATCTCTCCCGCGATCCGCAGTCTGTCCTGGCCTTCGGCTCCTGGTTCGCCTACTGCGTGGATCACCGCGGCCGCCTGCCTCGCCTGGCAGACGCCGCGCGATGGAGATCCTGACGAGGTTGCCCTTCTTCGCCCTGTCAGGGCACCACGAAGGGCTGCTCGGCGGCCCATGCGCCGCCGGCATAGGCCGTGTCCACGGCCTGCACGCTCCAGTAGTAGGTCATCGGCGGCAGGTTCTTCAGCGTCCATGACAGGTTCTGGTTCACGTTGCCCAGGGCCGCCACCTTGCGCGTGCCGCTGTCGGGGCAGGACAGCGGCGAGACCACTTCCGCGCCGCCCGGGGTGATCCCGACGCGCAGGTTGTAGGACAGGCCCGGCACGGGTGTTTCGGCATCGCCGGACGCCAGCCAGGACAACTTCACCGAGCCGCCGCTGACGACGGCCTTCAGACCGGCGGGGGCGGCGGGCGCCGTGTTCTTGTGCGCCGCCAGGTTGCAGAACACGCGCGTCTGAAAATCTTTCGGATCCAAGTAGATGGGCTTAACGCTGGCGATGCCGGCATTCGCGGGCTTGGAAAGAGCCAGGTCCAGGTCTCCGTCGCGATCGTAGTCGCCCCACGCGGAATATCCGTTGAGGTCGGCGGGAAGTCCGGCGCCGGTCACGGCCTGGAAGCTGTGGACCGAGCCGGCGGGCAGAACCTGGTTCTCATAGAGCGTGACGCCGGCGCTCCCGATCGTGAGCGTCAACAAGTCCAGGTCGCCGTCGTTGTCATAATCGGCCCAGCTCACCGGTCCGGACGCGGAGGCGATGCCGGTTCCCGTCAGAGGCGTGAACTGGCCGCCGTCGTTGCGAAGGTAGACCTGTTGTTTCCCGCCCAAGACCAGGTCCAGGTCTCCGTCGTTGTCGGAATCGCCCCAGGCGCCATGCCCGGCCGCGAAGGTGGCGAGGATCTGGGCCTTTACGAATATCCCCTTGCCGTCATTCCGGTACAACCTGGTGTCCGCCGTGGCGTCGTTCGCGCGGACGCAATCGAAGTCGCCGTCATTGTCGTGATCGGCCCAGAGCACCAGGCCCTGGCCGGCCGGGGTATTCAGCGCGGTCGGGATGTCTGATACGATAAAAAGGTTATAGAATGCGCCGCCGGGAAACGGGCCGTTCTGGTAGAGCTTGACCATGTCCACGAGGGGGCTGTTGGGGGACCGCCCGCTGTAGCATACATCCTGGTCGCCGTCGTTGTCGTAGTCCACCCACTGCATCTGCTGGGGCGAGTAGGCGTACGCCTTCGCCAGCTTGGCGCCGAGCGGGTTGATGAAGAGGGTGAGATTGAACCACTTGAAGAGGTTGGCATACACGTAGCTGCCGCTCACGCCCAGGGGGGCGTAGTCGAAGCCTCCGATGCCGTAGTCCACGTGGTTGTCGTTGTCGTAGTCGCCCAGGGCCAGCATGACCGAGTCCGGGTACAGGCGCGGTCCCGCCACCCAGGGCGTCACGTGCGTACCCTCGTTGACGAACAGGATGGTCTTGGCCGCCGAGAGCGCGCCGCAGCCGCCGCTGGAAGCCTTGACGGACGGATAGTCGATCAAGTTCTGCAGCAGGTCCATGTCGCCGTCGCTGTCGGCGTCCATCCAGACCATGGGGCCGCACCATGGCGCGGCCGGACTCGGCGCGAAGGCCGGAGCCGGCCGCTCCCTCTCCCCCGGCTCCAGGATGGGCTCCGGCAGCGGCAGGCCCAGCGTTTCGCGAAGAGCCTCCGGCGAGGCCCGCCGCGCCAGGTCCGCCCGCTCCTCCGCCAAAGCCGTTTCAACATCCCGTTCCGAACCAACCGGCTCCGCGCCCGCCGCCAGGGCGGCGCCCATCATTATGCTCACGATTCCGGCGGCCATTGTTCTCATGTGATCTCCTCCCTTTTCAACGGATGAACGCGGCCAGCAGTTCTTCGATGGACAATCCCTCCGCACGGAAACTGATCTCCATCAGGTGCGCCAGGTCCTCGCGCAACGGCTCATGGCGGGTATTCTCCATGAAGTAGCTCAACAGCCAGCGACCGCGCGCCCAGTCCTCGGGCGTGAACGGATTCTCCCCGCCCCGGCCGGCCAGGTAATCTCCCATGGCGCGGCCCGCGAGGCGAATCAGGTCGTACGAGGTCCACAGCACCTCCGGATCGCGGGCCTCAAGGAGCATGGCGCACAGCTCGGGGGAGGACCGTTCGTACAACTCGACATAGACCGCGCCCGTTTCCGTCTCCAGCGCCAGTTCACGGAGAATGTGCAAGAACTCCAGCGCATGCTCGTACTCCTCCCGGCCGGAGGGATCCGTGAAAGCGGAATCCGGCCGGGTTGTATCGAGCAGGTCCTTCAGCAACCCCGTGAGGATCGCGGCACATGCCGTAGATTCGAGTTCGACCAGTTCGACGGCGCCCGTGACAAAGTAGGCCGAGCTGCCGTCGGCCCAGTACTGGACCGTGACATCCTTGAGGCCGAATCCCGTCCCGAGCTTCCAGTCCGTGGTCGCCGCGTAACTGCCCCAGGGCCCCCAGGTCTGGCCCTTATCGTTGGAAACACGGTAGTAGCCCGCGCCGTCGGCATGATGATGGAGTTTAACCGTGCGGCTGCACCACTCCCACAGGCTGCCCGCGGGCGGCGGGGTGTTGTCCACGCCCTTCGTGGTGAAGATGTAGATGGGCTGGTACGCGCCGCCCCAGACCAGCCCGCCGTCATGCACGGGCGCATACTGGGTCTGGGCGATGGGATTGACGGCCGATCCCTTGCGGAACCGGGACCGGAATTTTCCCGGCAGGGGCTTGCCGCCGGCCGCCGCCGCGCCCTTGGCCGTCTCCAGCACCTCCACGGTCCGGATCCCGTCCTGGACCGGGGCATTGTTGTAGACCAGCGTCCGCGTGGAGGCGTTATAGGTCAGCAGGTTGGCGGCCACCGGTTGGCCGTCGTAGCGGAAGGCTCCCATCACGGACGAGGCATCCATATCCTCGCTGAACGTCAGGCCGATGTTGGCCGTGCTGCCCGAAACCCGCTCGTCATGCTTGGGCGTCACGGAGATCACCACCGGATCCAGTTTCTGCAGGTTGTCGTTCCGGACGAACACCTTGACCTCGTACGGCCCGACCGACAGGCTGTTCAACTTCCCGTTGGCGCCCAGGGTGTATTTCTCGCTCGGGTTGAAGGCATTCACGATGACATCGCCGCTGCCCCACCCGGTCCAGAAATCGCCCAGGGATCCCCCGGCGTTGAGGGCCTGCGACCAGGTGTTGAACACCACGAGCGCCCAGTATTTTTTATCCGTGCTCCACACGCGCGTGTAGGCGTAGATGCCGTTCCCGGCCTTCGACTGGCACCACCGCTCGTACAGTTCATCCGTGTTTCGCAGCGCCGGATACTGCCGGCGTATGTTCATGCATTTCTGGACATGCAGGTAGTGCGGGTTGCACATGTCGAAGTTGTCCTGGACGG
Protein-coding sequences here:
- a CDS encoding VCBS repeat-containing protein, with the protein product MRTMAAGIVSIMMGAALAAGAEPVGSERDVETALAEERADLARRASPEALRETLGLPLPEPILEPGERERPAPAFAPSPAAPWCGPMVWMDADSDGDMDLLQNLIDYPSVKASSGGCGALSAAKTILFVNEGTHVTPWVAGPRLYPDSVMLALGDYDNDNHVDYGIGGFDYAPLGVSGSYVYANLFKWFNLTLFINPLGAKLAKAYAYSPQQMQWVDYDNDGDQDVCYSGRSPNSPLVDMVKLYQNGPFPGGAFYNLFIVSDIPTALNTPAGQGLVLWADHDNDGDFDCVRANDATADTRLYRNDGKGIFVKAQILATFAAGHGAWGDSDNDGDLDLVLGGKQQVYLRNDGGQFTPLTGTGIASASGPVSWADYDNDGDLDLLTLTIGSAGVTLYENQVLPAGSVHSFQAVTGAGLPADLNGYSAWGDYDRDGDLDLALSKPANAGIASVKPIYLDPKDFQTRVFCNLAAHKNTAPAAPAGLKAVVSGGSVKLSWLASGDAETPVPGLSYNLRVGITPGGAEVVSPLSCPDSGTRKVAALGNVNQNLSWTLKNLPPMTYYWSVQAVDTAYAGGAWAAEQPFVVP